From Paenibacillus sp. PvR098:
CCTAGACAGCTTCACTCCCCTATCGGATTGGGTATCGGGGCCGAATCAACGGAGGATACCGCTTTAAGCATTCCTTCCAAGCTGGCTTGCCACAAGAATGCACGCGGCGGTCAATCTTTGCTAATACGTAAGGAGCCCTTGCAGGAACGGCCGCATGCGGATGGGCTTCTTGTGGTGAACCTATGAAACCATCGATGTGGTTAGTCGTTCTTGCTGCCGGTTATTCCAGACGGATGGGGACCCGAAAGCTCCTGCTTCCGATCGGGAAGGAATCGATGCTCCGTTACATGGCCCAAAAAGCCTTGCAGATCAAAGCTGCCGGGGTCGTGGTTGTCGTTAATGCCGAATTTCCCGAATTAGCTGCCGACATTCAAGATTTACCTCTAATTATACTTTCCAATCAGGAGTCCCATCTCGGAATGAGCTCTTCCCTCCGTTTAGCGGTGGATTACCTTACCCGCATTTCGGCGGATGCAGGGTGCGTTCTTCTGGCCGACCAGCCGGGCATCGATCCGTCCGTTATCGATCAGGTACTGCAGCGTTACGAGAATACCGGAGCGCCGATTGTCCAAGCCGCTTATCAAGGGAAGCCGAGCCACCCCGTATTGTTTGGACGATCGGTATTTCCAGAACTGCAGCAGATTTCCGGAGATCAAGGCGGGCGAGAGATCATCAAGAAGCATTCGGAGGAGCGGCAGCTCATCCATGTGCAGAAAGCCGAGCCGGAAGATATCGATGTATATGAGGATTACCAGAGATTGAAGGGACGTTTCTACTAAATAAAATAAGAATCGAATCGGTCATCCGATGTAACGTTTGGTGAGCATGGTAAATCGTAATTTGAAGAAAGCGAATGTGGATGTGCATACGAGAGCACTTGCTAAACATTCGGTAGAACAGAAGGGTGAGGTTAACGTCACATTCGAGGCGGCTGAGAATGCCATGGGTATAGGCATTCATTCGTCGTGAGAGCAGATGTAAAAATATGGATATCATAAAGGGGATAGCGTATGCTGCATCTCCTTTATGATATCATCTTATAGGTTCATCACTTTTGTTTCCTATGAGCTGGGTTTAGCTCAATCCCGGTGGGGCAAGAAGGGGGACGCGGCTCCACAAGGCAGCGTGAACCGGAACGTGGAGCCCTGATGTTCCACACTCTCAGCCCAGATGGTTCCATTCATTAACTCAACCAACTTTTTACATATGGCGAGCCCGAGTCCCGTTCCTCCATATTTACGGTTCAGAACCGGATGCAGCTGGGAGAAGGATTGGAACAGCTGTCCCATTTTGTGAGTGGGGATCCCAATTCCAGTATCGATCACCGCAAAATCCAGGATCAGCACTCTCTCGTTTGAAGCAGGATGCTTATCTATCGTGAGCTGGATACTTCCTCGGTCCGTAAATTTAAGCGCATTCCCGATCAAGTTGACCAGGACCTGACGAATTCTCAGAATATCTCCCGTCACCATCACAGGGAGATCGGAGTGAATACGGCAGCTTAATTCAATGTTCTTCTCATTGGCCTTCGGTCTAAGCAATTCGACGATTTGATTTATTGTTGGCCTGAGTTCAAACAATTCCATGTTTAAAGCCATCTTACCGGCTTCAATTTTGCTAAAATCAAGCGCTTCGTTCAAAATATAAAGAAGCGAGTCGCTGCTTTGGCGTATGATGTCGGCGTAGTCCCGCTGCTCGTCCGTAAGTTCAGTATCAAGGAGCAGATCAATGATACCTATGATACCGTTCATGGGAGTACGTATTTCATGGCTCATCATAGCCAGAAATTCCGATTTGGCTTGGGTGGCGCGTTCAGCCGATTCCATAGCTTTGATGATTTCTCTTTCGTTGGTAATGTCCTTGAACACGACCACCGCGCCCTTGATTTCTCCTTTTTGAATAATGGGATTGATATTGTATTCCACCAAAAAGCTTGACCCGTCTTTTCTCCAAAAAATTTCCTCCTGTACGGAGCGGGGGCGGCCGTCCTGTGTCGTCAGATAGATCGGGCATTCTTCGACGGGGTAATGGCTGCCATCGGGTTTGGTATGATGGAAGCTCTCATGGTTGATCATACCTTTAAAATCGGACGGAAGATAACCTAGCATGTCCGAGGCGGCCTGATTGAGGAAGGTGGTGTTTCCTTGAATATCGATGCCGTAAATTCCTTCGGAAACGGCACCAAGAATCAGGGCATGCTCCTTGCTAAGCTTCTCGATTTGATTTACGTACTGCTTTTGTTCGGTAATGTCATTGGCAATACCGTATACGCCCACGATTTCATGATCCACGATGATCGGCACATTCGTTACGCTGATGTGAATTCGTTCTCCGTTTTTGCGGATGATCACAGTCTCGTATTTTTGCGGGTAGCCCTGTTTGGCCAGTTCATAATACTTCATCGTTTTGGACAGATAGCTGTCATCAATGATCGGCTGGAATGTTACCCGTAGGAGCTCTTCTTTGTTGTATCCTGTCAGTTCCTCAAGATTGGAGTTAACCGTCAAATAACGTCCTTCCAGATCCAATGAATATACGCTTGCCGGATTGTATTCGAATAAAGATTTGTAGCGCTGTTCGCTTTCTTGAAGGCGCTGCTCCGCTTCTTTACGGTCTGTTATGTCTCTGGAGATCGCTACGATTTCTTTGATCTCCCCCATGTTCGTATATCTACCGGTGCTCTCAAACCATATATAACGCCCGTCTTTTCGGCGGATCCGATAACCGACCGTATACATCCCCCGAGACACGAGATTAGTTGATAAATAGGTGTTGACCGCATCGATATCATCAGGGTGAATATGATCATAGGCGCTGGTGCCGATAAGCTCCTCCGGTTCATAGCCTAGGAGCGTTAGTCCTGATGGCGAAGCATATAAGAAGGTCGCCTGCTTGTCGGCCGTATGTGTTGATATGAAGTCCAGGGAATTCTCCGAGATAAGCCGATATTTCTTCTCGTTTTCCCGGACAAGATCTTCCATGCGTTTGCGTTCCGTAATATCCCGGCCAATAGCCAGAATCTTCTCAATTTCTCCCTCCTCGTCCCGAATATGTTTTACCGTGGTTTCAAACCAGACGTAATGGCCTGATTTATGAAGAATCCGGGCAGTGGAGAGATATTCGTCGGAAGTGTGCGGGAAATTGGCCGCGGCGTCCTCCGGGTGGTAAATATCAAGAAAATTCGTTCCAATGACTTCTTCGGGTTCATAACCGAGCAGCTTGTGCACGGAAGGAGAAATGAATTGACAAATTCCCTTCGGTGAACTATATGTAATGATATCTTGTGCATTCTCTGAAATCAGCTTATAGAGACTTTCTGAATGCTTAAGCCTTTTTTCGGCTTCTTTCTGGAGCGTAATATCTTTGGCCAGTCCATAGGCGCCGACGATCACCGAGTTCAAGATGATCGGTACATAAGTAATCGATACATCGATGACCCTCCCGTCTTTGTGCATAAAATCAATTTCATAACTGGTTGGTTTACCCTGTAATGACTCATGAAAGCAGCACTCTCGTAAGTGAGCATTGCTATTGTTATGAAGAAAGAGATGCTCCTGCTTCAGATGTATAAATTCCTCTACGGTATATCCCGTGATCCGCTCGGTTGCGGGGTTTGCATCAATGTAATTTCCCTCCACATCCATCACATAGATGGCGTCGGGGTGGTTGATGTATAAAGACTTGTAGGTTCCGCCTTCTAAAATTGCTTGTTTTAGTAGTGACGTTTTGTCCTCTTCCAAAACCGACTTCCTTTCTATATGGTATTTGTTTATAGGAAACTGCAAGGGTATACATACCCACCCGGCGGCTTCTCTTCTATTCATCATACAATGATTCTTGCTTTGCGGAAAGATGAAATACGTCTTGGAGGCTTGTTGTCGATATTTTAATAAGATTCTGAAAATGATTGACTAAAATATCCCGTGGACGGTATAATGTACGGTGTATACACAAAGAATAGAAATAAAAGAAAGTGTGATCACAATGCCTCGTTTTAATTTAAAACCAATCGATAAACAAATAACAACAAAAGAGAGAGCATATAACGAAATAAAAGATGTAATTTTAAACGGGTATATTTCGTCAGAGGAAATATTCACCGAGGTGAAGCTGGCCGAATTGTTAAATACATCCCGTACGCCTGTTCGGGAAGCGCTTCAAGATTTATTGAAAGAAGGCTTAATTGTTACGATTCCCCGAAAAGGGATGGCAGTACGTAACGTAACGGAAAGTGAAGCTGAACAAATTTTCTTGCTGAGAACTACGATTGAAAGCGAAGTCATTAAGAAATTGACTGAGATGATTACTCCTGAGCAGCTGGAGCAGCTTAGACAAATTTATCAAAATCAAGAAGAAGCGATGCAGCAGGATGATGAAATTGCTTTCATCAGCTTGGACCAATCCTTCCACATCACATTAACTAAATTTGCAGATTATCATTTGATTGAGCAGGTATTATTAAACTTGCATAATTTATCCCAATTGATTGGTTTGAGAGCGATTAAAAAGAGGAATCGGATGAAGGAGGTTTTAGCAGAACACGAATACATTATCCTTTGTATGGAAAAGAAAAATTCTGATTTGGCGGCAAAGGCCATGATCCATCATTTGAGTAAAACAAAAGAATCGTTGAAAACGTAATCAAGTATAAAAACAGTAACACGAAACCCATATCATAATTTGTAAGCGCAGTCAATATGGGAAAAGACATAACATAGTTCGACAAAATTTTACAAATTTCTACTGTATGTTAGGTAACTTTACATGAAAACGAAAAATATGTTGACAAGACTTTCGTTCTATATTACTATTTATTCCATCAAGACTTGCTGTTACTGAATGCATATAAATCGACAAGTTTTGCAGTCATCCACAATAGGTCGAGCAATTCGATTCCGGATTTTTCCTTCAATACACGTTTTTATTCCAAATTACACTAGTAACTGATAGTCAATAACATAAACGCTGATATTCGATAAAGGAGAGATATACATGTCTAAAGTTTTAACAGAGTTAACTCCAGAAATAGTTGAAGCTTTGCAAGGGCAGACGATTGTGCTGCTCAATGTGGTGGAGAAGGAAAGCGGGGCCATTTATTCGACAGCATTGTCCTGGGTATTTGCTGTAAATGCATCAACCGTTCGCTTCGCAATCGATGCGAAATCCGACTTTATTAAAATTATTGAACAAGATCCGTCAGTGCTTATGAACTTTGTGGCGCAGGAATCGGTTTTCTCCTTAACTGGTAAAGCTTCTGTAAAGGTGGCTAAAACAGAAGAGCTTACTTTGAAGCTCGCCTTGCTGGAAGTTGAAGTAGAAGGTATCCGAGATATCATCTTCTACGGCGGTAAAATTACGACAAAGCCTGAATTTGTTAAGACGTACAATGCAGATTTGGCTAAAAAATTGGATAATGAAGTCAAGGAAGCCATTTATAGCGTTTAATTTTAATTTTCAATGTATACACGACACAGTGCACAAAAACCAAAATCCAATTTCACCTTCGGAAAGGAAGAATATAATCATGAGAAACGGTAAACAGTATGTGGAATCTCTGAAGGATAACAGAAACATCTATATCGGTGGAGAGCGCGTGAAGGATGTGATCACCCACCCGGCATTCGCAGGAATCGTGGGTACATTCGCCAAGCTGTATGATATGTCCTCTGATCCGGCTAATAACATGACATACACGACCGAGGATGGTACGGTTGCCAATAAAATGTTTATGATTCCCAGAAGTAGCGAGGATTTGGCTGCACGCCGTGAAGCGATGTACAAATGGGCAGAGGCAACCTGCGGTTTTGCCGGACGCAGCCCGGATCATGTAGCCTGCTTCTTGGCAGGTTTTGTGAGCCATTCTGAGGTATTCGGCGACCGGGCTCAGCAAGTTATTGATTTTTATAAATATGCAAGAGACAACGACCAGTTCGTCACATATGTCATCATTCCGCCGCAAATCGACCGCAGCAAAGCGGCTAACGAACAGGAAGAGAAATTCTTGCCAGTGGGTGTGTACGAGGAAAGAAAGGACGGTATTGTCGTACGCGGTTCGCAAATGCTCGGTACAAGCGCAGCAGTCAGCAACTATTTGTTCTGCAGCTGTATTACACCGCTTCGCCCGGGAGACGAGGATTACGCTATTTCGTTCGTAGTGCCAATGGGTACGCCAGGACTGAAGCTTTACGCACGACCAAGCTTTGCGGCGGACAAACCGAGCACCTTCGACTATCCGCTGTCGACGCAGTATGATGAGAGCGATGCTCTAGTCGTATTTGACGATGTATTCATCCCTTGGGAGCATGTATTCGCATACAAAGACATTGAAGCAACTCGCGCACAGTTCCACTCCACTCCTGCTCACATCCTGGGCAACAACCAAGCGCAAACCCGCTTGTCCGCGAAGCTGAAGTTCGTCATCGGCGTGGCAAGAAAAGTAACAGAAATGAATGGTACCGATAAATTCCCGCAAGTGCAGGAGCGTCTTGGGGAGCTGGCATCGCAAGCAGCAGTGGTTGAAGGCATGCTGATGGCATCTGAGTATCAGTGCAGTATCGACAAGAACGGGGTAGCTCGTCCGAATGCGCGTTATCTGTATGGTATTGTTGGTATGCAGGATACGATTTATGCGTCGGTCATTCGTATCTTGAGGGAATTGGTAGGCGGCGGCGTGCTGCAAGTGCCTTCATCCTATAAGGAAATGGTAAATCCGGAAACGAAAGACGACATGGAAAAATATATTCGTTCCTCCACAGGAGCTAAGGCAGAAGAAAAAGTAAAACTGTTCAAATTGGCTTGGGACATTATCGGATCTGAGTTTGGCGGACGCCATCAGCAATACGAAATGTTCTACAATGGAGCTCCATTTGTAGTTAAAGGGTACTCCTTCCGCAATTACGGATACGGGGAGCCGGTTGCTATGGTAGACCGCTTCTTGGCAAGCTATGGCCTGCCGGAGAATGAAGAGTTGAAGTCAGAAAAACAAAATATCGAGGTTGGCTAAGCCGTAACTACGGAAAAGAAAGGAACTGAGACCCATGAAAGTCGCTTCCATTCAATTGGAAATCAAAGATAGCGAAACCAAAGAACAAAGAATCGAACGGGCGGATGCTCTATTGGATCAAGCTAAAGGCAGCGATTTGATTGTTCTGCCTGAAATTTGGGCTACCGGTTATTTCTCATTTGACAAGTACCATTCTGAAGCTGAGCCTATGGACGGTCCGTTCATTAAACGGTTCTCGGCTAAAGCAAAAGAATTGAACGCGTACTTGTTTGCGGGAAGCTTCGTGGAAAAGGATCAAGATAACTATTACAACACCAGTGTGTTATTTGACCGTACAGGAAGCATCGTAGGAACGTACCGCAAAATGCATTTGTTCCGCTATGGTTCATTGGAAGGCGAATTGTTAACCGGTGGGGAAGACGTTGGGGTATTCGATACCGAATTCGGACGCGTCGGACTCACAACCTGCTATGATTTGCGGTTCCCTGAATTATACCGTAAGCAGGTGGATGCAGGCGCCAAGCTGCTGCTCGTTACATCGGCATGGCCGCATTCCCGCTTAACACATTGGCAGTTGTTTAACTCAGCTAGAGCCTTGGAGAATCAATGCTTCCTCATCTCATGCAATTGCGTGGGAACGACTAGAAACGTATTCATGGGAGGTCACAGCCGTGTTGTTGACCCTTGGGGAACCGTTGTCGCATCCGGTGGGGATCACGAAACAATTGTGAAAACCGAAATTCAACCCGAGCAAGTGGATCAAATTCGGGACGTCTTCCCTTCATTAAAACATCGCGTTCTATAAAGATTAAGCTGGGAGGCTCAAGGCATTCATGGAATTTCAGTACGAGAGAGCTCTAATCAACTGGGCACCGCAAAGACTTGTTATCGCGGGATATACGAATAAAGACCAGGAATCGGTTAGGCACCATATTGAAGAATTAAAAGAACTCGGAATACCGGCCCCACGGCAGGTACCTATGATGTACGACTTGGACCCGGAATTACTAAACAACACTGACGTGATCAGCGTTGTAGGCAATGACAGCAGCGGCGAGGCGGAAGTCGTATTGCTGGATATTGACGGCACTTGGTACATCGGTTTGGGCAGCGATCATACGGATCGTGTACTTGAAGCTGTATCGATTCAAAAATCAAAGCAAGTGTGTGCGAAAATGATTTCCAAACAGCTCTGGTCGTTTGAATCGATTGCTGAGCACTGGGATGAGATTGAGATGAACAGCTGGGTTCAGGTTAACGGGAAAGAGCTACATTACCAGTCTGGGGTGTTAAGCGCATTTTTGAATCCGATGGAACTGCTTGAAATTGTCAAACAACGCGGCTATGACAGCCCCGGAATTGCGCTTTTTTGTGGAACTTTGCCACTAAAAACCGATAAATTTTACTTTGGAGGTATTTTTAAGGCGGAGCTCCATGATAAGATAAACAATAGAAAAATTACCATAAATTATGAAACTAAAATTCTAAAGGACTCTGAGGTGGACTAACCATGGCTAAACCGGAACTGGAATTTATCGATTACACGAAATTTGAGGAAAAACCATTCACTAATGTAGAAGGATTGTCGGAACGGGTTATTGCAAAAGACCCTGAAACTGGCGTAGCAACACGAATTCTGATCTTTCAACCAGGTACAGACACCAGCCCGAACGGTGTACAAATTCACGATTTCTGGGAAGAGCTTTATGTGATTGAAGGTTCTTTGATCGACTTGTCGCTGAATCAGGAGTTCACTGCAGGAATGGTAGCTTGCCGTCCTCCAGGTATGAAACACGGCCCTTGGACATCTCCAAACGGCTGTAAAACATTCGAAGTACGCTATTATTCTAAAGGCCAATAATTAGAATTATTATATCATTGCTGTGGGTGAGGGAATCCCGTTGGAGGCAGCCGAAAGCATACAAATCGCTGCTGCATATAGGGGTTCCGTGCCCCTAAGCAATGATGCTGTCACATTTACCGCAAATCCCTTTAATTATCTTGCCAGCCACTGACGGTACCTGAAGAAAAGTCACGACCTTTGGATTCCATTCGGACTGGGTTACCAGCCTTGGACATAGAACTGTCTTACTGAAGCAAATCCATCTTTTCTAAATTGCTAGGAGGGTCAAATAATGAAAAAAATATTCAAAACGACAGCAATAGGGGTTATCATCGCATCGTTACTTGCAGCTTGCGGAAGCGGGGGCGGCGAGAGCGCTGGAGGGACTACAGACGGTGCTTCTGGTGGGGACAGTCAACAAAAAATGGTTTTGAAGTTCGCTAACATTACAAAAGAGGGAAGCGGACTCGCACGAACAGCAGAAAAAATCGGTGAAGAGCTTAATGCAAAAACGAATGGCAGAATTACTGTTCAATTGTTCCCTGGGGGACAGTTAGGTAACGAAACCGATATGATGCAGCAATTAAACACCGGATCTTTGGATATGGCGATCATTACCACGGCTCAACTGAGCAGTTCTTCCCCTGCTTTCGGCGCATGGTTAATGCCTTTCCCGGTGAATGACCATAAACAAGCTTACGAATTGTGGACCAGTCCGGAATCCATGGCATTATTTGATACATTAACCAATGATAATGTAAAAGGATTGGGGTATGCAAGTTCCGGTTTCCGTTACTTTTTGGCTACGAAGCCTGTCGTTGGATTGGCAGACTTGGACCGTTTTAAGCTGAGAACGACACCGAGCCCAACCATTCTTGACTTTTTGACATCCATCAAGGTTAGCCCAACGCCAATGCCGTTAACTGAGGTTTACACTGCATTGCAAACGGGTGTAATCGGTGGTGTCGATATTGATACGGAATCTATCATTTCCGAGAAGTTAACCGAGATTGCCAAAAACATGACTCCGAGCAAGCACATGTATTGGGCAGGAGGCATTCTGATAAACAAAGACAGATGGAATGGTTTGTCCGACGAAGACAAGAAGCTTATTGAAGAAGCGGTTAGCGTAGCTATGAAAGACAACGTGGAATATGTAACAAAGAATGAAGATGATCTGATCGCAAACGCCAGCACCAAATTTGGACTTACTACTCATCAATTAACCAATAAAGCAGAATTTGACCCATATATCAAAGCTGTTCAGGATAAGTGGATTGCAAAGTCTCCGGAAATCGGCAAGTTTTTAGAAAAAGCTAAAGAGATTTCGAAAGAGTAGGTACCTTCTATGGAAGAAATCCAACAAACTCCACCCAAACCAAATATCATTTCTACTATCGCTAACGTCATTGACAGATTTCTGATTTGGGTCAGTGTAGCCATAGGAGTCGCCTTAACGTTTAACATGATTATTGCTGTTGCTTTTCGATATGTGTTAAACAATCCGATTTTCTGGGCTGATGAATTGTCTTTGTACTTATTTTGTTGGATTACATTTTTAGGAGCATGTTTAGGGGTTAAACGTTCTGATATGGCGGCGGTCACCATCCTCATTGACCGCCTTTCCCCTAAGCTCAGACTGATTACGGATATTTTTATTCAATTAAGCACCTTACTGTTTGCATCGATCATTGGCTACTATTCTATACTATGGGTTAAGAGTCCCAGTGTGGTCAATCAAGTTTCGGCTACGATTCCCATCAATTTGTGGATTTTGTATTCCGTCGTCCCCATAGCTATGCTGTGCATTATTATCTTTACTATTGATCATATCAACAAACTAGTGCAGGCATATATTTTTAGGGCAAGGAGGGATGCAAAATGACTACAGCAATCGGTTTTTTTGCATTGATGTTTATTGGGGTGCCGATTGCGATCGTATTGGGTCTTACGACACTGATCTATGTGTTATCAACAGGCAATCTCAGTATTTTACAGTCTATGCCGTCCAAGCTGTTTAACGGATTACAGAATTTTGGGCTTGTAGCGATCCCGATGTTTATTTTATTGGGGGAATTTATGAATCAAGGTGGGATTACGATCCGCTTGCTTGATTTCGCTAAAGTCA
This genomic window contains:
- a CDS encoding 4-hydroxyphenylacetate 3-hydroxylase N-terminal domain-containing protein produces the protein MRNGKQYVESLKDNRNIYIGGERVKDVITHPAFAGIVGTFAKLYDMSSDPANNMTYTTEDGTVANKMFMIPRSSEDLAARREAMYKWAEATCGFAGRSPDHVACFLAGFVSHSEVFGDRAQQVIDFYKYARDNDQFVTYVIIPPQIDRSKAANEQEEKFLPVGVYEERKDGIVVRGSQMLGTSAAVSNYLFCSCITPLRPGDEDYAISFVVPMGTPGLKLYARPSFAADKPSTFDYPLSTQYDESDALVVFDDVFIPWEHVFAYKDIEATRAQFHSTPAHILGNNQAQTRLSAKLKFVIGVARKVTEMNGTDKFPQVQERLGELASQAAVVEGMLMASEYQCSIDKNGVARPNARYLYGIVGMQDTIYASVIRILRELVGGGVLQVPSSYKEMVNPETKDDMEKYIRSSTGAKAEEKVKLFKLAWDIIGSEFGGRHQQYEMFYNGAPFVVKGYSFRNYGYGEPVAMVDRFLASYGLPENEELKSEKQNIEVG
- a CDS encoding TRAP transporter small permease, giving the protein MEEIQQTPPKPNIISTIANVIDRFLIWVSVAIGVALTFNMIIAVAFRYVLNNPIFWADELSLYLFCWITFLGACLGVKRSDMAAVTILIDRLSPKLRLITDIFIQLSTLLFASIIGYYSILWVKSPSVVNQVSATIPINLWILYSVVPIAMLCIIIFTIDHINKLVQAYIFRARRDAK
- a CDS encoding TRAP transporter substrate-binding protein translates to MKKIFKTTAIGVIIASLLAACGSGGGESAGGTTDGASGGDSQQKMVLKFANITKEGSGLARTAEKIGEELNAKTNGRITVQLFPGGQLGNETDMMQQLNTGSLDMAIITTAQLSSSSPAFGAWLMPFPVNDHKQAYELWTSPESMALFDTLTNDNVKGLGYASSGFRYFLATKPVVGLADLDRFKLRTTPSPTILDFLTSIKVSPTPMPLTEVYTALQTGVIGGVDIDTESIISEKLTEIAKNMTPSKHMYWAGGILINKDRWNGLSDEDKKLIEEAVSVAMKDNVEYVTKNEDDLIANASTKFGLTTHQLTNKAEFDPYIKAVQDKWIAKSPEIGKFLEKAKEISKE
- a CDS encoding DUF2848 family protein, translating into MEFQYERALINWAPQRLVIAGYTNKDQESVRHHIEELKELGIPAPRQVPMMYDLDPELLNNTDVISVVGNDSSGEAEVVLLDIDGTWYIGLGSDHTDRVLEAVSIQKSKQVCAKMISKQLWSFESIAEHWDEIEMNSWVQVNGKELHYQSGVLSAFLNPMELLEIVKQRGYDSPGIALFCGTLPLKTDKFYFGGIFKAELHDKINNRKITINYETKILKDSEVD
- a CDS encoding nucleotidyltransferase family protein, whose amino-acid sequence is MKPSMWLVVLAAGYSRRMGTRKLLLPIGKESMLRYMAQKALQIKAAGVVVVVNAEFPELAADIQDLPLIILSNQESHLGMSSSLRLAVDYLTRISADAGCVLLADQPGIDPSVIDQVLQRYENTGAPIVQAAYQGKPSHPVLFGRSVFPELQQISGDQGGREIIKKHSEERQLIHVQKAEPEDIDVYEDYQRLKGRFY
- a CDS encoding GntR family transcriptional regulator, translating into MYTQRIEIKESVITMPRFNLKPIDKQITTKERAYNEIKDVILNGYISSEEIFTEVKLAELLNTSRTPVREALQDLLKEGLIVTIPRKGMAVRNVTESEAEQIFLLRTTIESEVIKKLTEMITPEQLEQLRQIYQNQEEAMQQDDEIAFISLDQSFHITLTKFADYHLIEQVLLNLHNLSQLIGLRAIKKRNRMKEVLAEHEYIILCMEKKNSDLAAKAMIHHLSKTKESLKT
- a CDS encoding carbon-nitrogen family hydrolase, with amino-acid sequence MKVASIQLEIKDSETKEQRIERADALLDQAKGSDLIVLPEIWATGYFSFDKYHSEAEPMDGPFIKRFSAKAKELNAYLFAGSFVEKDQDNYYNTSVLFDRTGSIVGTYRKMHLFRYGSLEGELLTGGEDVGVFDTEFGRVGLTTCYDLRFPELYRKQVDAGAKLLLVTSAWPHSRLTHWQLFNSARALENQCFLISCNCVGTTRNVFMGGHSRVVDPWGTVVASGGDHETIVKTEIQPEQVDQIRDVFPSLKHRVL
- a CDS encoding PAS domain-containing hybrid sensor histidine kinase/response regulator, yielding MEEDKTSLLKQAILEGGTYKSLYINHPDAIYVMDVEGNYIDANPATERITGYTVEEFIHLKQEHLFLHNNSNAHLRECCFHESLQGKPTSYEIDFMHKDGRVIDVSITYVPIILNSVIVGAYGLAKDITLQKEAEKRLKHSESLYKLISENAQDIITYSSPKGICQFISPSVHKLLGYEPEEVIGTNFLDIYHPEDAAANFPHTSDEYLSTARILHKSGHYVWFETTVKHIRDEEGEIEKILAIGRDITERKRMEDLVRENEKKYRLISENSLDFISTHTADKQATFLYASPSGLTLLGYEPEELIGTSAYDHIHPDDIDAVNTYLSTNLVSRGMYTVGYRIRRKDGRYIWFESTGRYTNMGEIKEIVAISRDITDRKEAEQRLQESEQRYKSLFEYNPASVYSLDLEGRYLTVNSNLEELTGYNKEELLRVTFQPIIDDSYLSKTMKYYELAKQGYPQKYETVIIRKNGERIHISVTNVPIIVDHEIVGVYGIANDITEQKQYVNQIEKLSKEHALILGAVSEGIYGIDIQGNTTFLNQAASDMLGYLPSDFKGMINHESFHHTKPDGSHYPVEECPIYLTTQDGRPRSVQEEIFWRKDGSSFLVEYNINPIIQKGEIKGAVVVFKDITNEREIIKAMESAERATQAKSEFLAMMSHEIRTPMNGIIGIIDLLLDTELTDEQRDYADIIRQSSDSLLYILNEALDFSKIEAGKMALNMELFELRPTINQIVELLRPKANEKNIELSCRIHSDLPVMVTGDILRIRQVLVNLIGNALKFTDRGSIQLTIDKHPASNERVLILDFAVIDTGIGIPTHKMGQLFQSFSQLHPVLNRKYGGTGLGLAICKKLVELMNGTIWAESVEHQGSTFRFTLPCGAASPFLPHRD
- a CDS encoding cupin domain-containing protein, with protein sequence MAKPELEFIDYTKFEEKPFTNVEGLSERVIAKDPETGVATRILIFQPGTDTSPNGVQIHDFWEELYVIEGSLIDLSLNQEFTAGMVACRPPGMKHGPWTSPNGCKTFEVRYYSKGQ